The genomic interval TTGAACAAACCTTAAAAGGCGTCAAAAATTCTATCGAGCCCCTTCAAAAGATTGTTCCATTCATTCTAtagaatgtatttttattgtagTTTTGCGCTTTAATTTGCTTGATAAATAAAAGAGTGAATTATCAATCGTAGTCAATTTATATTAGTTTCAAGTTATCATAATCAATTTATCGTAATCATTTATCGTACCTAATCAATTTGTTTTCTTGTCAAGTCGAAAGACACAGTCTttactgaaaataataatcactTTAATGAGTATgtataattacataattatttaaaggTATTCATTTCTTCCTGggccttttatattatttattaattattgcaTTTAGACGTTGTCCGTCCGTCAAATCTAAAATTATTACCTAGTTGAACTGAAATCTAATTttcacaaacaaaacaaaatgctaAAGCAAAATGAATAGATAGCAATCTTCAGTATCATCAAAACTATTTActgtctttttaaccgacttcaaaaaaaggaggaggttctcaattcgtcggaatcttttttttttttttttttttttttttttttttttttttttttttttttttttatgtatgttccccgataactcgaaaacgcctagaccgattttgaaaattatttttttgtttgaaagggtatacttcaaagttggtcccatttcaatttggtgaagatctgatgaacatcttcgaagatagatactggaactcctcaacggataagagtaaattgctcgcgatcagtgtaatagcttagtaaacagtagacttttaaccagtcatagcataattccatggggccactaaaaattgtgaaataaaaaatttttacaaaaaaaataaaaaccgacttcgttacacaaacactaaaaattgaaaaataatttaatttattaccgaatatattatgtatacaagagttaatatagttccataataatattttttggggtcggtgccaatgaggtgccattgtggagtcccataaaaatatgaagtctagacgattcgcgcagctaaagctaattggcaccggcaccaaaaagtattattatggaaatatattaactcttgtatacataatatattcggtaataaattaaattatttttcaatttttagtgtttgtgtaacgaagtcggtttttattttttttgtaaaaattttctTCGTTAAATTTAACCTTAGCCCGAGTAATGCTAAATATAAGtttcataatcatcattataTTCACACGTCGATAAAAAATTTCATGTTACAACATCATACATCGAAGAATATGTACGAGCATGAATctaagttttacttacgaaccTTCAATAAAATATGTGCAACGGATTTAAGCCGACCACACCATTTACCGTTAAACTTGTTGGTTTACAAGTAACGCCACCAAACGGCAAACTCAAAGcagaataattaatattcctcATTCTATCATCAACCGCTAAAGTGAGCTGTCTACTTGTCCCCGAAGTAAAATGGCTGCAATAGAGTTATCGAACCCAACAGTTCAATCGTATATTATATACTCAGCAATATTAGCGTTGAAATTATTGGCCGTGGGGACTCTGACATCTCTGGTGCGAATGGGAAGAGGATCGTTTTCGAATCCCGAAGATGCTAAAGCTTTTAAAGGGAAGGTGAAACTGGATGACCCTATAGTGGAAAGAACACGTCGTGCTCATCTCAACGATTTGGAAAACATTCCTGCATTTTGGATTTTGGGAGCATTGTACTTGACCACTGGACCGGCAGCGGCGTTGGCTGTTCTACTATTTCGAGTGTATACAGTGTGTCGGGTCATTCACACGTTGGTGTACGCCGTTATCCCATTACCTCAGCCGGCTCGAGGAATTGCATACATGGTGCCGTATATTATTAAATGGTATATGGGAGTCCAGGTTATCTTGCATTATTTATCAGCTCTGTAGGGTTAAGGTTTAGTAATTGCAGTTTAATTTTTTGGAGTGTTAAGAACATTATAtaaattgtaagtacctacttactacgaAGTTCTGTATGTTTTGCATTTGTTATGTgttaatttttaagattttatataaatttaatcAAAAAGATCATTAAATTGCTTTACACAATTtgcattattttgttttctttcagaatcgtttaaaataataataataaattattaatctatCAGCAACAGTTGACTGCGACTTTAACCGtgttacctataggtatgtatcTTTGATTTCCCATGGGGAATAAGATAAAATTTTCTGCGgtaaaaggtacctacttacttacctagccTAGACCAGTCTTTGTAAAAAACGggcaaacagacaaacagaacttatttaaaaaaagagtagATAGACAATGAAAGAACTAGCCGTTACCTTGACTAACGTAGAGTTAGGTACAAGGCTAGAattttatagataggtattgggtaagtaggtagtaagtacctacttagtttagataatagagtaataaaataaaaataaagtaagaaTATCATGATCTGGCAGAGTAAGCATTTACAAGGAAGGTTTGTatgtttaacataatattaattgccTATGTAACACTATTAACATTGAATgaagtttaataatataatctcaGGCCATGCAAAGCCAGGGcgagttaattaattaattttattttgcaattCCACTTGATAGACAAGtaggttatctaaatatataaaaggaaaaggtgactgactgactgactgactgatctatcaacgcatagctcaaactactggacggatcgggctgaaatttggaatttaaactagttataatatactagcttatgctcgcgacttcgtccgcgtggactacacaaatttcaaacccctatttcacccccttacgagttgaattttcaaaaatcctttcttagcggatgcctacgtcataatagctatctgcatgccaaatttcagcccgatccgtccagtagtttgagctatgcgttgatagatcagtcagtcagtcagtcagtcaccttttccttttatatatatagatgattattaataaaaaaggcaaataaatatagatataaCGATATACGATATGTTGACAGaaaacttgtaacttgtaatagGTCGATACTACCTATCTATAGTTATAACTAAACTCCTAAGTCCTAACTGATGGTGAGTAAAAACAAGCATGACTTGCATGTTCATATCAAGTATCAGCATAGTAATATCAAAATTTAAAGGTCTCACCGTCTCACTCTGACTCTCGGAACTAGTAGGATCACAATTAACATCATATTGTGTCAGATTGCCGTGTCGACCGCACGCGCTTGTTTACTAGACGATAACGAAACAActtgtgtaaataaataaaaatggtgCCTACATCATTAGTTGAGCCCGCTGTGCGATCTTACATCGTATACTCTGGTATTTTGGCGCTTAAAGTGCTGGGAATGGCAGTGTTGACTGGAAGAGTACGATACAGGAAAAAAGTGTTCGCAAATCCGGAAGACACCAAAACGACTAAAGGAGTTGTAAAATTCGATGATCCTGACGTCGAGAGAGTTCGACGCGCGCATCTAAACGACTTGGAGAATATTCCAGCCTTCTGGTTGCTTGGTGCATTGTACCTGACTACGGGGCCCTCCGCCGAATTGGCTACTCTTCTGTTCAGGGTGTTCACGGCTGGTCGGATAATACACACGATTGTTTACGCCATCAAACCTTTGCCCCAGCCGGCGCGCGCTATCGCTTATGGTATTCCTTATCTTATCAATTGGTTCATGGGAGTACGAATTGTGTCTTATTATATAACCGCTCTATAAATTACGGATGTAAACATTGTATagaaatttaggtaggtaagtaggtcctGAAACACTCATAACGCGCGACGTCAGCGCGGCGCGACAAAAACGTATCCTCCATTGCTTTTAGAAGTTTTAATAATACAACGACTCAAATAAAGGCAAGGTGTGCGTTGGAGCTCATAATTAGTCCCTACTGTCGTCTTTTACTTGTATTATAAATCAGTCATGTGCGTACGCGCGCATTCTGTGAAACGTTATGTCATACTTGTGCATTTGATGTCACATCGCACTGCCATCGAGCGTTTGTTTTGTTTCAGGCTAAGTGTATTTTATGGGACTGAGGTTTGATTTGGAGACACAACTTTGTGAATTTCCTGACTTTATGGTAATGTTAAGACAGTGGGGCttcaatatttatatatatacactGGAATAATAACAACAAAAGGAGATTTTGTCACCTAAGTacaagataattaattatgaacaaaatattacctacctatagactAGGTACTGTAGCATCAGTTACTAAACGACCACAGGACGACAAAAAAATTTACGGGCTGCAACTCTTTTTTGCatttcgtacaaaatgacatcTCACACGCTATTTAAACTCTATAggccaactgtcatgtcaaaagtacggttcaactttaaaataaggattaaaatcgtacttttgacatgaaatttgacacgaaaagttaaattggcgcgtgaggagttaaattttacgcgttatacaacATGATATCCAGTATCTCACTAATTTTAACACCTAGAACACTGTTTTAATCTGAAATAGCACTTCAATAGGTACTAAGTCAATTCAAATGGCACTAGGTATTGTGAAAAAGCCTGATTCAAATTGTtactctaattattattaatctataaTCAGAGTCAATGTTAATATTATTGTGTTATGATGAGTTCATTGTCGAAGGTCGCTTTATCTATAATACATTACTGTTTCATACCTAAACGATAGATACAAGAAGGTACCTAATGGATATAAGATTATGTGATAGGTAGCAACTAGCaacataaatttatttaatgttaTTTGAATGTTTTTCTTTCTTATACCTACAACATAACCTCACAAATTACCTACTTTCAGTTGTTGAAtccaaaatttaaaacttactgctgagtgagtaggtatacGGCAGcctaggtttttttaattcagatacaagttagctcttgactgcaatctcacctggtggtaagtgatgatggaatCTAAGATGAATGCGGGCTAGCCTGgaaaggtatggcagtttttattaaacccatacccttttggtttctacacggctttgccggtagggtggtaactagccacggccgaatccTCCCACCAGTCCAGACCACAAATTTGGAAGAtattaaattccaaatccctgccgggaatcgaacccgggaccgcaaactaacaaaccacaGCGcgtaccactgcgccagggagttcgTCAAAACTCAAATATgatacatcatcacttacaaatggtacatatttaaactatttaattaatGTAACAAGCAATCGTTTGAGGAAAGCGAGTTTCCGCATTTGCGATCATAAATGCGTAAATAGACGTTCCGTGAAAAACCACCAGACTCGCGTACTGTAAATACAAGCATCTTTGATTCTTCTAATGTGTGGTGTGCCGGCccttagttttatttataactagcttatacccgcgacttcgtccgcgtggaccacataaattaatttcaaacccctatttcaccccccttaggggttgaattttcctttCTTAGCtcatggctacgtcataatagctatctacctgcatgagaaatttcagcccgatccgtccagtaatttaagatgtgcgttgatagatcagccaatCAGTCATATTTTCCTTTTGTTAGATTGGATGACGATAAGTTTTTATAACTACAAAATATAAACACTTGTCATAGGTACTTTAATTTGTTTATCAAGCATGACTGGCATGTTAGGAGCTGCAactgtatacctactataatatactaTCCCATCAGGATTGTGAATCAGACAGAGACTACTCGTTGCTAGTGAGCCGCAGGGAGCGCACGTCTCACCACAATAAGAATCAATAACTGAAATAAACATGGTGCCTGTGACTATCGCTGACCCCGCAGTGCAGTCTTACATCATTTACTCGAGTGTTTTAGCCCTGAAAGTGTTAGGCATGTCAGTGTTAACAGGAATGGTTAGACACAAGAAGAAAGTGTTCGCGAATGAAGAGGATGCTAAAGCGACCAAAGGAGTTGTAAAATTCAACGATCCTGACGTAGAGAGAACCCGACGCGCCCATTTAAACGATTTGGAGAATATACCGGCGTTCTGGGTGCTCGGTGCTTTGTATTTGACGACAGGACCTGCCACCGAGTTGGCTACCCTTCTGTTCAGAGTGTTCACAGCTGGTCGGATACTACACACTATTGTTTATGCTGTCAAGCCATTGCCTCAGCCGGCGCGCGCTATTGCATTCGGAATTCCATATTTCATCAATTGGTATATGGGTTTAAAAATTGTATCTCATTACATAAGcgcattgtaatttttaaactatatttAAATACACAATTTACCAATCCAGATCTTATGTCGTATTTAAGAAGGCATATATTTTTGCATTTCGGGTATGGAAAAATGACTTTGATTTTAATTGACTACGCAACGAAAATAATAGATTATCGTGTTCTCTATATAATTAATGTTTgattcatagattaattattggtctcgctccatGGTTTGATTATTCCTTTGTGGTGCTCTAGGTACTTAAGATATTGTCGACTGATTTGAATGATTCTTGCGCCAATAGATTTTCTTTATCTTGTAAGTGCTACCAAGAATATCAAAGTATTAATATAACATCTAATTATTgattttttatgaaattattCTTTACAAAAGGTACCCTACTTATAGATGTATTTGTTACAATACTGTTACAAGTTTGTATTTGGCATTGACACTATCACTATTAGTAATTTGTATTAATTTGAAATTAACCGTTTAGCAAAGTTCTGACATCGATCCTACGAattggtaataataataataaatgattattgTTCGATAAATCAGTATTGTCTGCCTATGTCATgatgaaatattaattattatgtaccaatattatttattaaaggaaAAACTGTCTGGCTCAAAACACTGGGTCTAGCTTAAAACGATTTTGcattatatatattaatagCAGGATAAAgttcagcgacaaaactagtacagcgagtcgtcgccggcagtgtgaacagtcagagagcaacttttgatatattatgcctctttcgtttacatggaatgtacatttattgtgcgtttcttgacagagaaaatcgccgatagttagtcgttttctcgccggcgtattatttcttttatattctTCCTTTAAATAGCAGACAACTTTAGGAATGAACtttgaaactttttattttaacatcttTAACATCGATAGGTAGCCGTGAAAAGTACGATTTCCCAGATTGTCACCTGGTGACTGATGAACCGAACTCTTATTTAAGTGTTCCGTTTATCTACTCTCTAGTCTCTACCAGAGACATTTAAGTACGTCTCTACAGATTTGGTACAAAGACAAACAGCTTCCTGTCGATTAGGCTATCTTTTTATTCTTCTCTTCTATAGGTATAAtctaatacataaaaataatttaaaaaaaacaacttccGTCTTCCAaagcaaagtaaaaaaaatgtttttaccgAGTTAACTTAAGTCAAGTCAAGTCTTAAGAGTTAACTTAGTCCCGGGGACGGACAGAAGCAattttgtatcccggaaaatcagttttaaattggtacctacctatttgggctttcggtaaaaaatgaaaaaaaaaccggtcaaatgcgagtcggactcccaTTCTTGACAGCcacgacaggcagacagacagacagacagacagacaacaaagtgatcctataaggattcctattTCCATTTGTGGTACGAAACCATAAAAATACCTGcgtgtttcagaatttttgataatttaatcCCCTGACCAATCTGAATTCTATGCTGACAACAAAAAAGGTTTGTATAATTTGGACATTCATGGAATGTGTTATTTGTCACCGTCGTCCCTGGTGGCAGCCTGTACAATTAGTCAAGGCACCACCTGGCACGGAATGATTGATGAAACCGAACGCTCCGCTGCAACGCTCTCTGACACTACTTAACATAACCCTAACTAACGATCTATCTCTTTGTAGCAAtctatttagataggtacctaatgatactataaggtaggtacctacctattttacgAAACCGACATTGTTAGATTCTAACATTAGGTATCAtatttgcgaaagtgtgtttgtttgttggtttgtcgtttaATCACGCCACAGAGCAAAGAATCGACGCGACTTGATGTTTTCCAAGGATAACattcaagacctggagagtgaaataatACTAGGAATTCATCGCCGTTGTTttagaaatcaaagagttctaaaACAACGGCGAGTTTTGGCGCATTATGGTTTctgaatttattttgtttaatttcacATAAGTACCTAACCATGTAAGTATAAACGTTTCCCTCCACTAAAGTGTCCCGACAGGGTCTCAAGAAAATATGGCAACTATACTCTAGTGCCTATATCGCACTAATAATACAATACTGTCGTAACTCAAAAAATGACTTTTTTCAGAATcgacgaaaaactgattattcacttcctgttatagataataaaaaagtaaatactttataaggtttataaataaaattaacgcaAATATCTTTtaccaattattttaaaaattacaagtagtaactgtaattcgcaatttttgagttaagactgtatttctgaaaaaagagttttcagaaagaataattatttttagttgtttagttattgttgaaaatttttgagttactaCAAATAATAGGTGACTTTTTCCGTATGGTtttgagtaaaattttgtagttacaacaatttttaaatttagttttaagttttatagttccctccaacataataattttcacatttaggtttggaaattgataaataaaaccagataatcaagaaaaatcaatcagataatcagtttttatttataaaaagtaataatcaaAATGTTATTTCACCAATTTGTGCCCATTTCaacataaaataacaaaatataccttccaaaacaataaacaaaatttgtcttgaatacaaaaaaacagagccaatcaaaatatttattgttttacttaaataatcagCTATTATTGTAACTGCACTGAAATTGTACGTAGTCACTAAATTGGAGCTAGgcaaaacaaataaaagtaTACTTAATACATCAGTCTgttactaataattagcatcaaaatggcagtaatattttttatttaagtacttaaaataattaaccaGTCAAATCTCGAAAGTATGATTCATTATAGGTCCTGGGAATTATATTTTTGTCGAGCAGTTCTTTCgtgtcttttttatattttgatttaattgtttatgctgGTGTCAAAGCAACAGAAAATAATAACGTTTGGTTTCCAGCTCGTCATGTACTACGTACTAAAACATTTTAGTAATTTCCATCTTCGTAAGAAGTCTTATAGAAAAAAGTACTTGGATGTTCCTTTTCAATGCAAAGcatctttgtacctactttttaagatctTTTATTGTAACctgttatttgtgtttttgtagtgcaataaaaaatatacatacaaacTTCTTAATGTCGTGCCATTATACTTGGTTTCTATCCGtgttcacattaaaattactaccccACTGTTGTTGAAGTGATTTAAGGTCAAAAAATTTATCATAAGTCATTTCACTGACTCTATAGGGTTGTCCTGTCTTTTAAGCGGTCTGAATTAAGGTATAATATTAGTGGGAGATAGATTGATCCAGATGAAAGGAAGCACTTTACTTGCTTTTCTATAACGCTGTCACCCTCGTTTTGAGAGTGACCACGAATCAGAAATTTATAAGTTATACTTTAACATTCATTTTTTGTACTGCGTAAGTGTAAGgagatacttattattttgctgGCCGCGgaaattatcaaaataaaatatgaaatccaGTTCTTAATCAGGATTAGCCTgtgtatttttttctatatgcAACTTCCATTTTAGTCCCAATTCTTCCAATTTTCAGAATAGGTTAATCGTTTTCCTTCTTCTGGTGATTGGTTGACGTTGTTTTTATCACCATATCAACAAGCAATCGCCCACAATGCATACTGATTCTACaagaaaaacaaatattaattgaGTAAAACACCTTAAATATTGTATGTCACCTACAATGTAGTaactcaaaattattaaaaaaaaacggtaaATGACAATATtctcatttttaaatttatatgttCGAATACGTCATTTTAAATGCTGTAATTAACAAATAagtatttgtttaaatattaataaattatcacaagaaataagctagttaaaatgtTTCAGCAAAACAGTATTAAGTctaaaattacttactaaacCAACAAGGAAGTCGtaagtgaaaatactattttaaatttcatttctgtgaattgataatagtgtaataactagaaatacacctataaactagaaatatctatttaggtttaaatcagCTATAATGTATTAACTCGAATTAATAGTTGAACTTTTACATACCCGATTCAACAATATCGTTCCAATTAGAATTAATGCGGTCTAAACCGTAAAGTGTCACGTCCTTTTTCGTCGAATTTAGATGTAACtaaagatgatgcaatattggttAGGGTATCACGATAGTTGGACAATCATGAACACTGACTCACGGCGCCATATCTTATTTGTTTCTTACACTATTCTAACGACGGTATTATTGGCGTGTAGGGAATTGAATTTTACGTTTGAATATGGTCTTATCTCAAATTTGACATATTTTGAGTTACGACAGTATTGTATCATCAGTGCGATATGATAAAACTCACGTCAacagaaatttggaatttttggaacccgggacctcccgctaataagaatacagcgcttaccactgcgacagggaggtcgtcaaacgcATGTAGTCCCTttgtccccgttagccgtatccccgttaacggggacatcgggatttgaataaaattataaaaaacttatcccgttgtccccgttgtcatttccgtttaacggggacatcgggatttgaataaaattattaaaaacttatcccgttatCCCCGTTATCAATTCCCCTTCAACGGGGACTGCGgtaaatgaacaaaattgttaaaaactctTTCCGTTGTTTTCGTACTCTGCCCCCTTTAACAGTATCCGAGAgtcgacattattatttaattaaactaagtacctaggtaccataTACACAGTTTTTTCACTGTAATGAAATCGTTTAGTAAAAACCATAAACATGGAGGTGTTTAGCTTtaaattatcttcttcttcttatatctaacgcaggtatattgtcaaagtagtgatattataattaaacggtagattgtcaatcgacttcattttttacaatttaatagCCTGGTTTTAGTCATGTTTTAGTGGTATTGTAATATCATGGGATCATTATAGcgacattataataaatctaggtatattactggctcccatgacacattttctacttctttgggagccagtggtcaaacTCATATGTGCCAAatctttttgcaaataaagatatttatttatttattcattatttatttattatgagtgAAGTTGGCAGTGGGAGACGTCGAGCATTCTGTTTGGTCAATAAAGTCCTCCTCCAGAAAAGTATCTTATTACTTCCTATGATATTAGTACAATAGTACTTATAACTCTATGATTGCAAAATTGACATTCGAAACGGCCAATCAGAGACGGCCTCATAATGACCAACAAATTGTCAAAATATCATTGCCTTACAATATCACTATAGTGTCCCCGTCACATTACAATGACACTAAAACCAGACcgttaaattttgagaaatgaagtcgattgacaatctacggtttaattataatatcactactgaaattataatatcactgctttgacaatatacctgcgac from Maniola hyperantus chromosome 4, iAphHyp1.2, whole genome shotgun sequence carries:
- the LOC117997073 gene encoding LOW QUALITY PROTEIN: microsomal glutathione S-transferase 1-like (The sequence of the model RefSeq protein was modified relative to this genomic sequence to represent the inferred CDS: inserted 1 base in 1 codon), giving the protein MVPVTIADPAVQSYIIYSSVLALKVLGMSVLTGMVRHKKKVFANEEDAKATKGVVKFNDPDVERTRRAHLNDLENIPAFWVLGALYLTTGPATELATLLFRVFTAGRILHTIVYAVKPLPQPARAIAFGIPYXHQLVYGFKNCISLHKRIVIFKLYLNTQFTNPDLMSYLRRHIFLHFGYGKMTLILIDYATKIIDYRVLYIINV